Proteins from a genomic interval of Scylla paramamosain isolate STU-SP2022 chromosome 26, ASM3559412v1, whole genome shotgun sequence:
- the LOC135113848 gene encoding uncharacterized protein LOC135113848, protein MLYGMETVPLTKEQEAELEVSELKMLRFALGVTRMDKIRNNYIRGTTHVRQFGDKAREARLRWSGHVRRSDEGYVGRRMLDVEEPGRRKRGKPKRRFMDAVKKDMQVVGVTEEGAEDQAQWRRVICYGEP, encoded by the coding sequence ATGCTGTATGGTATGGAAACAGTACCACTAACGAAAGAGCAGGAAGCGGAGTTGGAAGTATCGGAATTGAAGATGTTGCGATTTGCTCTTGGAGTGACGAGGATGGATAAAATCAGAAATAATTACATCAGAGGAACAACGCACGTACGTCAGTTTGGGGACAAAGCAAGGGAGGCTAGGCTGAGGTGGTCCGGACATGTGAGGAGGAGTGACGAGGggtatgtggggaggaggatgctggacgTGGAAGAacctggcaggaggaagagagggaaaccaaagagaaggtttatggatgctgtgaagaaagacatgcaagtggtgggcgtgacagaggaaggcgcagaagatcAAGCGCAGTGGAGAAGAGTGATCTGCTATGGCGAGCCCTAA